The following are encoded together in the Streptomyces rapamycinicus NRRL 5491 genome:
- a CDS encoding organic hydroperoxide resistance protein yields MDALYTAVATANGRDGRAVSSDGQLDLPLAMPPALGGNGKGTNPEQLFAAGYAACFASALGLVGRQAKVDTKDISVTAEVGIGKDAADDGFGLKVTLRVELPGELENETGRKLVEQAHQVCPYSKATRGNVEVELIAE; encoded by the coding sequence ATGGACGCGCTCTACACCGCGGTGGCCACGGCCAACGGACGCGACGGCCGGGCCGTGAGCTCCGACGGACAGCTCGACCTGCCGCTGGCCATGCCGCCCGCCCTCGGCGGCAACGGCAAGGGCACCAACCCCGAGCAGCTGTTCGCCGCGGGCTACGCCGCCTGCTTCGCCTCCGCGCTCGGCCTCGTCGGCCGCCAGGCCAAGGTCGACACCAAGGACATCTCCGTCACCGCCGAGGTCGGCATCGGCAAGGACGCGGCGGACGACGGCTTCGGGCTCAAGGTGACGCTGCGCGTCGAGCTGCCGGGCGAGCTGGAGAACGAGACCGGCCGCAAGCTGGTCGAGCAGGCGCACCAGGTGTGCCCGTACTCCAAGGCGACGCGGGGCAACGTCGAGGTCGAGCTCATCGCCGAGTAA